One Gimesia aquarii DNA segment encodes these proteins:
- the arsC gene encoding arsenate reductase (glutaredoxin) (This arsenate reductase requires both glutathione and glutaredoxin to convert arsenate to arsenite, after which the efflux transporter formed by ArsA and ArsB can extrude the arsenite from the cell, providing resistance.) has protein sequence MIKIYHNPRCSKSRQALALIEESGNQLQIVEYLKSPPTAEELDSILKKLNREPQELMRKGEKIYRELNLAEQEMSREEAIAVMVEHPKLIERPIVVKGRKAVLGRPPENVNELL, from the coding sequence ATGATCAAAATTTATCATAATCCACGTTGTAGTAAGAGTCGTCAAGCACTGGCTCTGATTGAAGAATCAGGTAATCAACTACAAATCGTCGAATATTTAAAATCACCTCCGACTGCTGAAGAGTTAGATTCCATATTGAAAAAGTTAAATCGAGAGCCGCAAGAATTAATGCGTAAAGGAGAAAAAATTTATCGCGAACTGAATCTTGCTGAACAGGAGATGTCTCGCGAAGAAGCGATTGCTGTTATGGTAGAGCATCCCAAATTGATTGAACGACCCATCGTGGTCAAGGGACGAAAAGCTGTACTGGGACGGCCTCCAGAGAATGTCAACGAACTCTTATAA
- a CDS encoding sulfatase-like hydrolase/transferase, with protein sequence MKKAFIVSFEQLPACMLGCYGHQWIETPNFDRLASLSILFDQHFANDLRTTQNSFPWWTGKTIPDVFEAGEQNSASFISHLKTKGVKSSLLVESDSQTGRNAVDRSQADFFEEFDQVETIVGKNGFKVSEEKTPVAQLMQAAIERLPEWMEDSHEQLIWIRSAGVPFSPLAPEFFSTLYLDEVLDQGDTEEENFDEVNLVGDHAEHSLSEEDEPSDYSEPDLDAEDWQELITVVAELFTNPEELSELDGHERQMARAIYAGYVTLLDQWFGRFLDRMLDYAETHSFLLIVTAAKGGNALLGPVRQAENWGLFEEMSHVPLFIYDSRNEQQGNRRQFLSQPADLPVSVSSWFGKPLEKDPSLGNNLLDVILDRMAFPEPIIYAASDQAIALRSTDFYYLRLAINRESFDSEETEMLSDNLTTQLYQKPMDRWDVYELHAQLPEVVAQFSSRLEQSKKR encoded by the coding sequence ATGAAAAAAGCGTTTATCGTCAGCTTTGAACAATTGCCAGCTTGTATGCTGGGCTGTTACGGTCATCAGTGGATCGAAACACCAAACTTTGACCGGTTGGCTTCACTTTCCATTCTTTTTGATCAACATTTTGCCAATGATTTGCGCACCACCCAAAACTCGTTTCCCTGGTGGACTGGGAAAACCATTCCAGATGTATTTGAAGCAGGCGAACAAAACAGTGCTTCTTTCATTTCACATCTTAAAACAAAAGGTGTGAAGTCAAGCTTGCTAGTGGAATCAGATAGTCAAACGGGGCGCAATGCAGTTGATCGATCTCAAGCGGACTTTTTTGAAGAATTCGATCAGGTCGAGACGATCGTTGGAAAAAACGGATTCAAAGTCAGCGAAGAAAAAACTCCCGTAGCGCAGTTGATGCAAGCTGCAATCGAACGACTGCCAGAGTGGATGGAAGATTCTCATGAGCAATTAATCTGGATTCGGTCCGCAGGGGTCCCTTTCTCGCCGTTAGCTCCAGAGTTTTTCTCTACGTTGTATCTTGATGAAGTACTCGATCAGGGAGATACGGAAGAAGAGAATTTTGATGAAGTTAATCTTGTAGGAGATCATGCTGAGCATAGCTTATCAGAGGAAGATGAACCGTCGGATTATTCAGAACCAGATCTTGATGCAGAGGACTGGCAGGAATTGATCACGGTTGTCGCTGAGTTATTTACCAATCCTGAAGAGTTGTCTGAACTCGATGGCCATGAACGACAGATGGCACGGGCCATCTATGCAGGTTATGTAACATTGCTCGATCAATGGTTTGGACGTTTCCTCGATCGAATGTTAGATTATGCAGAAACACATTCATTTCTATTGATAGTGACGGCAGCGAAGGGGGGGAATGCGCTTCTAGGACCAGTTCGGCAAGCAGAGAACTGGGGGCTGTTTGAAGAAATGAGCCACGTACCTTTGTTTATTTACGATTCCAGGAACGAACAGCAAGGAAACAGACGGCAATTTCTCTCGCAGCCAGCAGATCTTCCCGTTTCAGTATCATCCTGGTTCGGAAAACCACTCGAGAAAGATCCCAGCCTTGGAAATAATTTACTCGATGTGATTCTAGATCGAATGGCTTTTCCAGAGCCCATAATTTATGCCGCCAGTGATCAGGCTATTGCATTACGTTCGACAGATTTTTATTATCTGCGACTAGCAATTAATCGGGAGTCTTTCGATTCTGAAGAGACTGAAATGTTGAGTGATAACCTGACAACGCAACTTTATCAAAAGCCGATGGACCGATGGGATGTCTACGAGTTGCATGCACAACTACCTGAAGTCGTAGCACAGTTTTCCTCTCGACTTGAACAGAGCAAAAAAAGATGA
- a CDS encoding sugar phosphate isomerase/epimerase family protein — protein sequence MKLSLSVRIAEAACKTKLNISFTELADIAVESGYSALCMRASVVGIQSSQSELDQIRSIVDRAGLVVSMVTADFNIPQNNDHAPEALKDIEPSLNVAETLGCKMIRVCLKSEADIFHAQRAADLAAERGMQLVHQFHPACLFEEVEKSVAILNQIDRPNFGLIYEPASLLMCGQEYGERTLKKILPWLMNVYVQNLVITTDGPDHLETWCLGDRPFQLLPYWDESGRGIDFKHMMSGLKAVDFNRFFTVHQAEGIVTAADARAYAVRCKAWFDSLS from the coding sequence ATGAAGCTTTCACTTTCAGTGAGGATTGCTGAAGCTGCTTGCAAGACAAAGTTAAATATTTCATTTACAGAATTAGCGGATATCGCCGTTGAGTCTGGTTATTCAGCACTCTGTATGCGAGCCAGTGTGGTAGGCATTCAGAGTTCGCAGTCAGAGCTGGATCAGATTCGGTCCATAGTGGATCGGGCAGGGCTGGTCGTTTCGATGGTCACAGCCGACTTTAATATTCCACAAAATAACGATCACGCACCTGAAGCACTAAAAGATATCGAACCCAGTTTGAATGTGGCCGAGACGCTGGGATGTAAAATGATTCGAGTCTGCTTGAAATCTGAAGCAGACATTTTCCATGCACAACGAGCTGCCGATCTTGCTGCGGAACGAGGTATGCAACTGGTACATCAGTTCCACCCAGCTTGTCTCTTTGAGGAAGTAGAAAAGTCTGTTGCCATTCTGAATCAAATTGATCGTCCCAATTTCGGTCTGATTTATGAACCGGCAAGTTTACTGATGTGTGGTCAGGAGTACGGGGAGAGAACACTCAAAAAAATTCTGCCCTGGCTCATGAATGTTTATGTTCAGAACTTAGTGATCACAACGGATGGTCCCGATCATCTTGAAACCTGGTGTCTGGGGGATCGCCCTTTTCAATTATTACCTTATTGGGATGAAAGCGGGCGAGGAATTGACTTTAAGCACATGATGTCCGGATTAAAAGCAGTCGACTTTAATCGCTTTTTTACAGTTCATCAGGCAGAGGGCATTGTGACCGCCGCCGACGCACGTGCATATGCTGTGCGGTGTAAGGCTTGGTTTGACTCCCTGAGTTGA
- a CDS encoding DUF1570 domain-containing protein, which produces MLNRVFRYILSLFIFVSSYNLFSQNLQADLFTYVDESGQSVTVEAMLYGSGKRRGEMLHALILPDGSIRLVPQGKIKKRMLKEAPRPLTVQEMSEGLATKFGTEKFRFHLQSPFLVGVVLAAPLDGTDRTELRVKTFLEKAGRFLKNVEVIFETYSKKMGIELTDYEFPMAMLIFESDDDFEAYAKETTSLGAGVKNVLAYYSSVSNNLILRMSECSSFETPLHEAIHLQTSNRGVVKRFAPIPTWFMEGIATGFEGKGDRINVSPERINSHYALMSGVAELLNWGEVVALNGVFRGSILSGDAYVHAWGLHWMLVNQYPKEYLTYVQSLSAKEPFEESSPKQQYEEFVEIMKVRPESLQLKFKVELVQSILKQKLKLPPLDDKTVHLEKHKQEMAIVKMTATSYSRLAPPRIEGWLQNISPFRPMTFHVTVQTNAGTYAEWYLPNVGIRKKIKLKPQNAKQLMQGGLGGNWKTYHVEVESAYPNSKTAKEWAEGNLPVPVFYRRTTTPSN; this is translated from the coding sequence ATGTTGAATCGTGTTTTCAGATATATCCTGAGCCTCTTCATTTTTGTGTCTTCGTACAATCTCTTTAGTCAGAATCTTCAGGCAGATCTTTTTACCTATGTAGATGAATCTGGCCAGTCAGTCACCGTTGAGGCAATGCTCTATGGATCTGGAAAGAGACGGGGAGAGATGCTGCATGCTTTAATACTACCTGATGGGTCTATCCGTCTTGTTCCACAGGGAAAAATCAAAAAACGCATGCTGAAAGAAGCCCCCAGGCCTCTGACAGTACAAGAGATGTCTGAAGGACTAGCAACGAAATTTGGTACTGAAAAATTTCGATTTCATTTGCAGAGCCCATTCCTTGTGGGTGTTGTACTGGCTGCACCATTGGATGGGACTGACAGAACAGAACTTCGTGTCAAAACGTTTCTGGAGAAAGCAGGACGATTCTTAAAAAATGTGGAAGTCATCTTCGAAACTTATAGTAAAAAAATGGGTATTGAATTGACTGATTATGAATTTCCAATGGCAATGCTCATCTTCGAATCAGATGATGATTTTGAAGCGTATGCTAAAGAAACAACTTCACTGGGGGCTGGTGTCAAGAATGTATTAGCCTATTATTCCAGCGTTTCTAATAACTTGATCCTTCGAATGAGTGAATGTAGTTCTTTTGAAACGCCTTTACATGAAGCCATTCATTTACAGACATCCAACCGAGGTGTTGTGAAGCGATTTGCGCCGATTCCGACGTGGTTTATGGAAGGGATTGCAACCGGATTTGAAGGTAAAGGGGATCGAATCAATGTAAGTCCCGAGCGAATTAATTCACATTATGCTCTGATGTCAGGCGTCGCAGAATTGCTGAATTGGGGAGAAGTGGTTGCACTCAATGGAGTATTTCGTGGGAGTATTTTATCAGGAGATGCTTATGTGCATGCCTGGGGTCTGCATTGGATGCTGGTCAACCAGTATCCGAAGGAGTATCTCACTTACGTGCAGAGTCTTTCGGCTAAAGAACCGTTCGAAGAGTCATCGCCGAAGCAGCAGTACGAAGAGTTTGTTGAAATTATGAAAGTCCGCCCGGAGTCTTTGCAGCTTAAATTTAAAGTCGAATTAGTGCAATCGATTCTAAAGCAGAAGCTGAAACTTCCTCCCTTAGATGACAAAACTGTTCATCTGGAAAAACATAAGCAGGAGATGGCCATTGTGAAAATGACGGCGACATCATACTCTCGGCTTGCTCCTCCGCGAATAGAAGGTTGGCTGCAGAATATTTCTCCCTTTCGTCCTATGACGTTTCATGTCACAGTACAGACAAATGCTGGTACTTATGCAGAGTGGTACTTGCCTAACGTCGGGATTCGTAAGAAAATTAAGCTGAAGCCACAGAATGCTAAGCAATTGATGCAGGGGGGGTTAGGAGGCAATTGGAAAACATACCATGTTGAGGTGGAATCGGCTTATCCAAACAGTAAAACTGCAAAGGAATGGGCCGAGGGGAACTTACCGGTTCCTGTTTTTTATCGCAGAACGACAACTCCCTCAAATTAA
- a CDS encoding BatA domain-containing protein has protein sequence MTFDFLNPMMLLGLLGIALPILVHLLSRKRYDVVQWGAMQFLQLGRRTRRKIRLEGWLLLAIRMLLIALIALALARPWVSGGFLSKYISTQSRDVVFIIDGSYSMGWEGEATTPHSAAIQWVHRFMEELNPGDTVSIIDARNQPRLVTESPTHQFAAVREKLNHLPPPSGTSNLANSISKAIQTLSTTTNLEREIIILTDDQALCWTPEDPILWEQVQDLLQQSAVPIDLWATNVSGERNQGLQSNLRVGQLDVSREVCVKNLPVKISTTIRYDGPEPTLICPVYFEVDGQRIKEKTQSVKIENHGEAAIEFQHRFENEGTHVVSVVLDSDQLPGDDRSDAALHVTSALPVLLVDGTPNFDATRSEVFFANLALMAPTNRTPWIQTTIIEKEQLTSEILKNQAVVILANVDALTEVQAGALIDFVNHQGGGVMITLGDQIDVEQYQKLLFHPEGLIPLNLKTRETNSGVEFGNLTQIKSNSLQTPWLTRFRGEYANGLTSARYNQWWDVSIANKKPLPDDKTESETKLQTAPIEIAQLSNDKPLMLLMNHQRGRVLLMTSSLDADWNNLPAKPDYVPFLHEAVFELSSGRVFRNINTDEPIVVGVPAKTTINQLEFLDPNGEPVTGTIDESTNGGTFHCSQTSLPGIYALNPKPGIKTELKPDRFVVNFDRSESDLTPLSEEQQKTLTDEYKLTFFKTLDELKQAMFSDVSETEFWRVLLLFFLLLMIGELFLTRRLVQGGHSALPDGLEQSNNTL, from the coding sequence ATGACATTTGATTTCCTCAATCCGATGATGCTGCTAGGCCTGTTGGGCATTGCGTTACCCATCTTAGTACATTTACTAAGCCGTAAACGCTATGACGTTGTTCAGTGGGGCGCTATGCAATTTCTGCAATTGGGACGGCGCACCAGACGTAAAATCCGGCTCGAAGGTTGGCTGCTACTGGCAATTCGCATGCTGCTCATTGCACTCATCGCATTGGCATTGGCTCGTCCCTGGGTTTCTGGCGGCTTTTTATCAAAATATATTTCGACACAATCTCGCGATGTCGTCTTCATCATTGACGGCTCTTACAGCATGGGATGGGAGGGTGAGGCCACAACCCCTCATTCTGCTGCAATACAGTGGGTTCACCGCTTTATGGAAGAATTGAATCCTGGCGATACGGTTTCCATTATCGATGCTCGCAATCAACCACGGCTGGTAACGGAGTCACCTACACATCAGTTTGCAGCAGTACGAGAAAAATTAAATCATCTACCCCCGCCTTCCGGCACATCGAATCTGGCAAATTCGATTTCCAAAGCCATTCAAACTCTCAGTACAACAACCAACCTGGAACGGGAAATCATTATTCTGACAGATGATCAAGCACTATGCTGGACTCCAGAAGACCCGATCCTCTGGGAACAAGTGCAAGATCTACTGCAGCAATCTGCAGTTCCCATTGACCTGTGGGCCACAAATGTTTCCGGGGAAAGAAACCAGGGTTTACAATCAAATTTACGAGTAGGACAACTGGATGTCTCACGCGAAGTCTGTGTCAAAAACCTCCCTGTAAAAATTTCGACAACCATTCGTTATGATGGGCCAGAGCCGACTCTGATCTGTCCGGTGTATTTCGAGGTAGATGGGCAGCGTATCAAAGAAAAAACCCAATCTGTGAAAATCGAAAATCACGGAGAAGCAGCTATTGAATTCCAACATCGATTCGAGAATGAAGGTACTCATGTGGTAAGCGTCGTACTCGATTCCGATCAGCTACCGGGCGATGATCGATCTGATGCCGCATTACACGTCACTAGCGCGCTACCTGTTCTACTGGTTGATGGGACCCCCAACTTTGATGCAACAAGAAGCGAAGTTTTTTTCGCCAATTTAGCATTAATGGCTCCCACTAATCGTACTCCCTGGATCCAGACAACCATTATCGAAAAAGAACAGCTAACAAGCGAGATCCTAAAAAACCAGGCTGTTGTCATTCTGGCAAATGTTGATGCACTCACGGAAGTCCAAGCAGGAGCGTTGATTGATTTTGTCAATCACCAAGGTGGGGGAGTGATGATCACGTTGGGCGATCAAATTGATGTTGAACAATATCAGAAGTTATTGTTCCATCCTGAGGGCTTAATCCCTCTCAACTTAAAGACCCGTGAAACGAATAGCGGTGTCGAATTCGGAAACCTGACCCAAATTAAGTCAAATAGTTTACAGACCCCCTGGTTGACACGATTTCGTGGAGAATATGCAAACGGACTCACCTCAGCCCGCTATAATCAGTGGTGGGATGTTTCGATTGCAAATAAAAAACCTCTGCCAGATGATAAGACAGAATCAGAGACGAAACTTCAAACGGCTCCTATTGAAATTGCCCAACTTTCTAATGACAAACCACTGATGCTCTTGATGAATCATCAACGAGGCCGCGTGCTCTTAATGACATCATCGCTCGATGCAGATTGGAATAATTTACCTGCCAAACCTGATTACGTCCCCTTCTTACATGAAGCAGTTTTTGAACTTTCATCCGGCCGTGTGTTTCGTAATATCAATACTGATGAACCGATTGTCGTTGGAGTGCCGGCCAAAACAACCATTAATCAATTAGAATTCCTGGATCCCAATGGTGAACCTGTGACAGGAACAATCGATGAATCTACCAATGGCGGCACCTTTCATTGTTCACAAACATCGTTGCCCGGCATTTATGCTTTGAATCCGAAACCTGGTATTAAGACAGAACTCAAGCCAGACCGCTTTGTTGTCAATTTTGATCGCAGTGAATCAGATTTGACTCCGCTCTCTGAAGAACAACAGAAAACTCTGACTGATGAATACAAACTAACATTTTTTAAGACACTGGATGAACTGAAACAGGCTATGTTTTCCGACGTCTCGGAAACGGAGTTCTGGAGAGTTCTCTTATTGTTCTTTCTGCTTTTAATGATCGGAGAGTTATTTCTCACCCGACGACTTGTACAAGGTGGCCATAGTGCGCTCCCCGATGGTTTAGAACAATCAAACAATACACTGTAG
- a CDS encoding DUF4175 family protein, whose product MDGQLTLFVNELKRQLNQLDRRIRSLALLRGLGLVILVLICLITLQISLDFLFSLGTTARVVLSSLSLTVLVGCIWFAMLRRVFHKRTPVELAAIVEESQSTLNERLTSVLELSSVQNESSSILMREHLAKETIASLTTFNITDSVPSDRAMRFIMSAGIAILLFLTPLLVWPDAYKLLLSRSVIPWGNFATVSSLYFEVQPGDETVARGKDLQILATPHWHTKQPETIKEVWIEWEDSQGEPFSRRMDLNETTGQYTTQFPRLLSGFQYIITTERSRSKRYTIQISEPPSITDTLLTIMPPGYTHKKPQEFTVLPSEISVPEQSQFKINLTFDRAVKDAKLQYQYYLAGSDNQQRPPVEHQKFVLSEDRLSAQLELPVHKKSFVFHIEFKSEKGNLTTKTSEHLVKVIPDHAPEIEISLYNQSEFFKPDEILSVPVKVIDDYSVKELEVHVQKLDEKPILIKVPAEQLGTKSVSHEFKIDLKEIKAKQADIFTYRVRAADNREVPSPNVVWSTPRVFGIDKNAEEQLSAGVIARQQKLRDELRKIQEDFKKHQKAVDQKIANLKQPKEKGKLKGEDQQELQELSKEERKIAQRLEALANDFLQLPLYQKLAEQTQEVARHDFVKHHDTLKSAADKETIEQARKELSSTPKAMSATDKKLDELAQQYEKLVELENDLLNLNRLAEETDHLANDLLAFNDKVESATQQPDTKANENQKTPNSQEKQHAEKQKLSPEIEQDLANFQNELKHRQSRLSEELNNLLKRRPELVDAARNFQLKQLDSLVNQTSQLVEPQRQLAQAIEQQAPLAASKPDTNEPQNQSAAQDVKNKDSENQPQTASTPGNETAKGPEIQTAAAGPGDSEPVKTAQATEPQMSPTNTPAAQNLSESVLDLQKQQQDLAAAATNFVLEAAQEFGPQSEPTRKATQLAEESIKAQKEANAGRLHEASQAANRAAKIAEEIMSAHEAQNKDQTERDAFKEQTEKLVNMQQELAGKLEEASTSEALRQEALKNSQQALAQQTKALSQQLAETSQKLNTNPIGLKKEGKQAERTQEKTAKAEQQMQKAVEDLSKEDLKRASQQAQQAARTLQEAAQQAQKSRPQRQAETPVPEKVGNQVTDAAMQLRNAQKQLEQTPEFKAGDQTLAQKSQAKSGESNSKSNQTQSSQQEDSQAREQNKLEDTKRGKDAQSSKEQVAQNSKSQSQQSKSGKPSQSSSSKKAAEALKRAAESLSQAATELKSKAQQGSNPGKGQESQTASKNMASGKGQGQSEGGGAINSVDFSQLKTKLKAMSSRNWGELPGNLDTEILQGSRSKTDPEYARLIKHYFEAIAKSKSDNN is encoded by the coding sequence ATGGATGGGCAGTTAACTCTTTTTGTGAACGAACTGAAACGACAGTTAAACCAGCTTGACCGCAGAATCCGTTCGTTGGCTCTGTTACGCGGACTCGGTTTGGTAATTCTCGTTCTGATTTGTTTGATCACGTTACAAATCAGTCTGGATTTTCTGTTCTCATTAGGCACAACCGCACGCGTTGTCTTGAGTTCTCTCTCTCTGACGGTTTTGGTCGGCTGTATTTGGTTTGCGATGCTACGCAGGGTATTTCATAAAAGGACGCCTGTCGAATTGGCTGCGATTGTGGAAGAATCGCAATCGACGCTCAACGAGCGACTGACATCTGTGCTGGAATTGTCATCGGTTCAAAATGAATCCAGCTCGATTTTAATGCGGGAGCATTTAGCAAAAGAAACGATTGCTTCGCTTACAACATTCAATATCACAGATTCCGTCCCCTCTGATCGTGCCATGCGGTTTATCATGAGTGCGGGAATCGCCATTCTCCTGTTTTTAACTCCCTTACTCGTCTGGCCTGATGCGTACAAACTGTTACTTTCGCGAAGTGTGATTCCCTGGGGTAATTTTGCAACCGTTAGTTCACTTTATTTTGAAGTTCAACCGGGAGACGAAACAGTTGCGCGTGGTAAAGATCTGCAAATATTAGCGACTCCTCACTGGCACACAAAGCAGCCTGAAACAATCAAAGAAGTGTGGATTGAATGGGAAGACTCACAAGGCGAACCCTTTTCCAGACGTATGGATCTAAACGAGACAACAGGGCAATACACTACTCAGTTTCCGCGTCTGCTGAGTGGATTCCAATATATTATCACAACTGAACGCAGCCGGAGTAAGCGATATACAATTCAGATTTCTGAGCCTCCTTCGATCACTGATACCCTTTTGACGATCATGCCACCAGGATACACACACAAAAAACCACAAGAATTCACAGTGCTCCCCAGCGAAATCAGTGTTCCAGAACAAAGCCAATTTAAAATCAATCTCACCTTTGACCGCGCTGTTAAAGATGCGAAGCTTCAATACCAGTATTATTTGGCAGGTTCCGATAACCAACAGCGCCCCCCAGTTGAACATCAAAAATTTGTATTGAGTGAAGACCGGCTATCAGCACAACTCGAACTTCCTGTCCATAAAAAAAGTTTTGTGTTCCATATTGAATTCAAAAGTGAAAAGGGAAATTTGACGACGAAAACATCAGAACATCTTGTAAAAGTGATTCCAGACCATGCCCCTGAAATTGAAATTTCTCTTTATAACCAGTCAGAATTCTTTAAGCCTGATGAAATACTATCAGTCCCCGTCAAAGTCATCGATGATTATTCTGTCAAAGAGCTGGAAGTCCATGTTCAAAAGCTGGATGAAAAACCGATCTTGATCAAAGTTCCTGCGGAACAGTTGGGAACAAAATCGGTCAGTCATGAGTTTAAAATTGACCTCAAGGAAATCAAAGCGAAACAAGCTGATATCTTTACTTATCGAGTCCGTGCTGCTGATAATCGAGAAGTCCCCTCACCAAATGTCGTCTGGTCAACACCACGTGTTTTCGGGATTGATAAAAATGCCGAAGAGCAACTTTCAGCAGGAGTGATCGCTCGCCAACAGAAACTGCGAGATGAGCTTAGAAAAATTCAAGAGGATTTTAAAAAACATCAGAAGGCCGTTGATCAAAAGATTGCAAATTTAAAACAGCCAAAGGAAAAAGGAAAACTAAAAGGAGAGGATCAACAAGAATTACAAGAGTTGAGCAAAGAAGAACGCAAAATCGCGCAACGCCTAGAAGCCTTAGCCAATGATTTTCTACAGCTGCCCCTCTATCAGAAACTAGCAGAACAAACGCAAGAAGTTGCACGTCATGATTTCGTCAAACATCATGACACACTGAAATCAGCGGCTGATAAAGAAACTATTGAACAGGCGCGAAAAGAATTGAGTTCAACTCCTAAGGCGATGTCTGCAACAGACAAGAAACTCGACGAGCTTGCTCAGCAGTACGAGAAACTGGTTGAGTTAGAGAATGATCTACTCAATCTGAATCGGCTAGCCGAAGAGACAGACCATCTCGCGAATGATTTACTTGCCTTTAACGACAAAGTAGAGTCTGCGACACAACAGCCAGATACAAAAGCAAATGAAAATCAAAAAACTCCGAATTCACAAGAAAAACAGCATGCGGAAAAGCAAAAGTTGTCACCCGAAATCGAACAGGATCTGGCTAACTTTCAAAACGAACTGAAGCACCGCCAGTCGCGACTTTCCGAGGAGTTAAACAACTTACTGAAACGCAGGCCGGAGTTGGTAGATGCGGCTCGTAATTTCCAATTAAAGCAGCTAGATTCGCTGGTAAATCAAACTTCTCAGCTTGTCGAACCACAAAGACAGCTTGCCCAGGCTATAGAGCAGCAGGCACCTTTAGCGGCCAGTAAACCTGATACGAATGAACCACAAAATCAATCAGCTGCCCAGGATGTAAAAAACAAAGATTCTGAAAATCAACCTCAAACGGCTTCTACCCCTGGAAATGAAACCGCTAAAGGGCCTGAGATCCAAACGGCAGCAGCTGGCCCTGGAGATTCTGAACCGGTGAAAACAGCCCAAGCAACCGAACCCCAAATGAGTCCCACGAATACTCCTGCGGCTCAGAATCTGTCAGAATCTGTTCTGGATTTACAAAAACAACAACAAGATTTAGCCGCAGCAGCAACAAATTTTGTGTTGGAAGCAGCACAAGAATTTGGTCCCCAATCGGAACCGACTCGCAAAGCGACTCAATTAGCCGAAGAGTCAATCAAGGCACAAAAAGAGGCAAACGCCGGTCGCTTACATGAAGCCAGCCAGGCTGCCAATCGTGCCGCCAAAATCGCCGAAGAAATCATGAGTGCACACGAGGCGCAAAATAAAGACCAGACAGAACGAGACGCTTTTAAAGAGCAAACTGAGAAACTTGTGAATATGCAGCAAGAGCTCGCAGGAAAACTGGAAGAAGCTTCCACATCAGAAGCTTTGCGTCAGGAGGCACTTAAAAATTCACAGCAAGCCTTGGCACAACAAACAAAAGCATTGTCGCAACAACTGGCAGAAACTTCACAAAAGCTAAACACGAATCCGATTGGATTGAAAAAAGAGGGAAAACAAGCGGAACGCACCCAAGAGAAAACTGCAAAAGCCGAACAGCAAATGCAGAAAGCAGTGGAAGACCTTTCGAAAGAAGACCTCAAACGCGCGTCTCAACAAGCACAACAAGCAGCCAGAACACTGCAAGAAGCGGCACAACAGGCTCAAAAATCAAGACCACAGCGTCAGGCAGAGACTCCCGTTCCTGAAAAAGTCGGTAATCAGGTTACTGATGCCGCGATGCAACTACGTAACGCACAAAAACAACTTGAACAAACCCCTGAGTTTAAAGCTGGTGACCAAACTCTGGCTCAAAAGAGCCAGGCGAAATCCGGAGAATCGAACTCAAAATCAAATCAAACTCAGTCATCACAACAAGAAGACTCTCAAGCCAGAGAGCAAAACAAATTAGAGGATACAAAGCGCGGGAAAGACGCACAATCCTCGAAAGAACAGGTCGCCCAGAATTCAAAAAGTCAGAGTCAACAATCGAAATCCGGAAAACCTTCTCAATCCTCTTCATCTAAAAAAGCAGCAGAAGCGCTGAAACGTGCAGCAGAGTCGCTTTCACAGGCAGCGACAGAACTGAAATCAAAAGCTCAACAAGGCTCGAATCCCGGAAAAGGACAGGAATCACAGACCGCATCCAAAAATATGGCTTCTGGAAAGGGGCAAGGCCAAAGTGAAGGCGGGGGTGCCATAAACAGTGTCGACTTTTCACAACTCAAAACAAAGTTAAAAGCGATGTCCAGTCGGAACTGGGGAGAACTACCGGGTAATCTGGATACGGAAATTTTGCAAGGCTCGCGAAGCAAAACAGATCCGGAGTACGCGCGTTTGATCAAACACTATTTTGAAGCAATTGCCAAATCGAAATCTGATAACAACTAA